DNA from Stutzerimonas decontaminans:
AAGGGCGCCAAGCGCAGGCCGACGATCGAAGTGAGGATGATGCCGGTCATCGAACAGGACCAGAACAACGCCTGAGCCATGAACAAGCGAAACACCTGGGAGTTGCGGAAAAGTAGATGCATGAAGATCGCCTCGCGACGCTGGGAAACGGGCACAGGCGTGCCCGGCGATGTGCCAAGGGCCTGCTGTGAGCGAAGGGTGTGGCGCGTCGGGCTCAGCCGAAGCGCTGTGAGAAATCTCGCGGACTTACCGACAGGTGTTTCTGAAAGCTGCGCCGCAGGTTCTCCGGATGCCCGAAGCCGGTTAGCCGCGCCACCGTTGTGATCGAGGCTTCGGCGCTCAACAGCAAGCTGCGCGCGGCTTCCAGACGTAGCCGCTCGATATAGCGGCCCGGCCCCATGCCGACTTCCTGATTGAACAGCCGGCACAAGGTGCGCGGCGTCATGTGCGCCTGCTCGGCCAGGGCTTCGATGGAAAGATCGTCACCCAGATGACCAGGCAGCCACTCGAGAAGCGCGGTCAGGCGGCCCACCGCGCTGCTGGGCGTTGCGAGCATCGGGCTGAACTGCGTCTGCCCGCCGGGCCTGCGCAGAAACATCACCAGCCGCTGAGCCACCGAGAGGGCCAGCGCACGGCCTAGATCCGCCTCCACCAGGGCCAGCGCCAGGTCGATGCCCGCCGTGACGCCAGCCGAGCTGAACAGATGCGCCGCAGCAGGATCAGTTGGGTCGAAGGTATGCAGACTGTCGCCATGCACCTCTACGGCGGCGTACTCGCCAAGGGCTTCGAGGTCTGCCCAGTGGGTGGTCGCCTTGCTCCCGTCGAACAGCCCGGCTTCGGCGAGGATCAACGCGCCGGAACACACCGACCCCAGCCGTCGCACCCGTTGCTCGGCGGCTCTAAGCCAAGCCAGCAGCGGCCCGTTGTGCCTCTGCGCCGTGACGCCAAGGCCACCCGGAACCAGCAGGGTATCCAACGATCCAGGATCGATCTCGGGCCAGGCTGCATCGGCGACCAACTTGAACCCCGCCGAAGTGGCAACGGCGCCTGGCGCGTCACCAAGCAGAAGGAGTTCGTAAGCAGCCGGCCAACCCTGGCGCTGCCGCTCTACATTGGCTGAGGCGAAAACCTGCAGCGGACCGGTGACGTCCAGGCTCATGACATCGGGATACACGAGGCAAGCGATGGTGCGAATGGCGTCCATGGGTGCACCTTTGCGGGAAGATGCATGCAGTGTGCGGCGGCTCCGACGTTGTCACAATGACAAGGTTCCCACGGATCTTGCCAAGTTCGCGACGGGACGCGGCCAACGGCGGTGCAGTCGCCACCACCGAGTGCCGCCTAGAGACTCGATCCGAATATGCATATTCCTAGCGCTGCTAAAATCTAGATATTGACATTTATCGATATGAAGCCGACGATCGGCCTCTTGTCGCAGTTGCGGTAATACCCGACGGCACGGCTGTAGCGGCGAACTCACATACGTGAGATGACCTCTGTCAACCAATATCTATAAATCACGATATCCAAATATTACGTTATGAATCATAAAGCTCTTTTTACACCTGCCTCGCTTGGCTCCTTCGCCCTGCGTAACCGCGTCGTGCTGCCACCGCTGACACGCTCGCGCAGTTCGCAGCCAGGCAATATTCCGAACGCCGTAATGGCGACCTACTACCAGCAACGAGCCAGTGCAGGCTTCATGGTGACGGAAGGCATCCAGATCGAGCCGCGTGGCCAGGGATATGCCTGGACACCCGGGATTCACAGCCCGGAACAGGTCGAAGGCTGGAAGGCCGTTACCCAGGCGGTGCATGACGAGGGCGGCGTAATTTTCGCCCAGCTGTGGCATGTCGGCCGTGTCTCGCACACCTCGCTGCAACCCGGCGGTGAGCAACCTGTTGCGCCGTCGCCCATTGCGGCGACCAACGTCAAGGTGTTTATCGAGACGGGCCCTGGCGAGGGCGCGCTGGTCGAGCCCTCGATGCCGCGGGCGCTGTCCAATGCCGAGGTCAAAGAGCTGGTGCAGCTCTACGCCCAAGCCGCGCGCAATGCGATGGAAGCAGGCTTCGATGGCATCGAGATTCACTGCGCCAACGGTTATCTGGTCAACCAGTTCATCTCCGCTCACACCAACAGCAGGACAGACGAATACGGCGGCTCGTTGCAGAACCGGCTGCGTTTTCTGCGCGAAGCGGTCCAGGCGATAGCCGACGTCATAGGTGCCGAGCGCGTGGGGGTTCGCTTTGCGCCGCTGTTCGCCAGCACGGACGAGGAGCGCGTCTACCTCGGCCTGGTGGAGCAAGACCCGCATGAGACTTACATCGAAGCGGTGAAGATTCTGCAAACCATCGGCGTCGCGTACGTATCACTGGCCGAGGCTGACTGGGACACCGCGCCCGATTTGCCCGGCAGTTTCCGCGAGGCAGTGCGGGCGGCTTTCAGCGGTACGATCATCTACGCAGGCAAGTACACCCCGGAGCGCGCCACCGCGGCGATCGAAGCCGGTTGGGCGGACCTGATCGCCTTCGGCCGTCCGTTCATTGCCAACCCGGACCTGCCGGCCCGTATTGCCCATGGCTGGCCAATGAATCCGCTGGATGCCAGCAGCATGTACGGCGGCACCGAAAAGGGTTACATCGACTACCCGACGTACGCGCACTGAGTCGGCATGCGCGCGCTCCCGTGGAGTGCGCGCAGCCAGCACCGACAAAGTATCGTAAGATCGCGAAAACCCATTACCTGCCGCGGATATGAGCATAGACATCAGTGAAGCGCTGAAGGCC
Protein-coding regions in this window:
- a CDS encoding GlxA family transcriptional regulator; its protein translation is MDAIRTIACLVYPDVMSLDVTGPLQVFASANVERQRQGWPAAYELLLLGDAPGAVATSAGFKLVADAAWPEIDPGSLDTLLVPGGLGVTAQRHNGPLLAWLRAAEQRVRRLGSVCSGALILAEAGLFDGSKATTHWADLEALGEYAAVEVHGDSLHTFDPTDPAAAHLFSSAGVTAGIDLALALVEADLGRALALSVAQRLVMFLRRPGGQTQFSPMLATPSSAVGRLTALLEWLPGHLGDDLSIEALAEQAHMTPRTLCRLFNQEVGMGPGRYIERLRLEAARSLLLSAEASITTVARLTGFGHPENLRRSFQKHLSVSPRDFSQRFG
- a CDS encoding alkene reductase, with amino-acid sequence MNHKALFTPASLGSFALRNRVVLPPLTRSRSSQPGNIPNAVMATYYQQRASAGFMVTEGIQIEPRGQGYAWTPGIHSPEQVEGWKAVTQAVHDEGGVIFAQLWHVGRVSHTSLQPGGEQPVAPSPIAATNVKVFIETGPGEGALVEPSMPRALSNAEVKELVQLYAQAARNAMEAGFDGIEIHCANGYLVNQFISAHTNSRTDEYGGSLQNRLRFLREAVQAIADVIGAERVGVRFAPLFASTDEERVYLGLVEQDPHETYIEAVKILQTIGVAYVSLAEADWDTAPDLPGSFREAVRAAFSGTIIYAGKYTPERATAAIEAGWADLIAFGRPFIANPDLPARIAHGWPMNPLDASSMYGGTEKGYIDYPTYAH